A stretch of DNA from Scleropages formosus chromosome 13, fSclFor1.1, whole genome shotgun sequence:
AGGTTTGTGAGATAAATGCGGACTTTGTGCCAGCAGTTCTGCACCAGACTCACTCCTGACCCACTCATTTGCTCCTCATCCATTCAGTCCTCGCTCGctcactccactccactccactcactcactcgctacTCACTGCTCCTCGCTCGCTCATCCTCGTCTCTCTGAACAGACGTGAAATTCGACATCGACCTTCCCAACAAGAAGGTCTTCATTGAGTCCGACAAGGATGCCGACGAACTCCTGGAGACGCTCAAGAAAACCGGGAAGACGGTCAATTACATCGGTCCCAAGTAaagcgcctcctttcctccgcCGGACGAGGCAGGTaatgtttccatggcgacaggAGCGATTCTCCAGAGAGGACATGTAGGTCagcggccagcaggtggcgcagcggttagggCTTCCTGAAGGTGCTGCGCTTGAaccctgctg
This window harbors:
- the atox1 gene encoding copper transport protein ATOX1, with protein sequence MTKHEFYVDMTCEGCSGAVTRVLNKLDVKFDIDLPNKKVFIESDKDADELLETLKKTGKTVNYIGPK